Proteins from one Prosthecobacter sp. genomic window:
- a CDS encoding SDR family NAD(P)-dependent oxidoreductase, giving the protein MSRNILITGANGALGLAIAEYFLTKEADCRVFLGVRERREKAQELAGRFPGRTDLITLEITSPEAWQAALTEIEGKGAPLGVLINNAGFHEDALLANMSQDQWSRVLDANLNAVFHGCQAVLPGMMRQRQGRIVNIASLSAISSPAGQTNYAAAKAGVIGLTQSLAKESARMGITVNAVCPGYIEGGLPADWTPEHLKALKMQLPMRRFAKPAEVAAAVFFLASAEASYITGTSLKIDGGML; this is encoded by the coding sequence ATGAGCCGCAACATCCTGATCACTGGCGCGAATGGGGCGCTGGGCCTCGCCATCGCTGAATATTTCCTCACGAAGGAGGCGGACTGCCGCGTGTTTTTGGGCGTGCGTGAGCGCCGTGAGAAGGCGCAGGAGCTTGCCGGGCGATTTCCGGGACGTACGGATCTGATCACGCTCGAAATCACCTCACCGGAAGCGTGGCAGGCTGCCCTGACAGAAATCGAGGGCAAAGGAGCGCCGCTCGGCGTTTTGATCAACAACGCCGGCTTCCACGAAGACGCGCTGCTGGCGAACATGTCGCAAGATCAATGGTCGCGCGTGCTGGATGCGAACCTGAACGCGGTCTTTCACGGCTGCCAGGCGGTGCTGCCGGGGATGATGCGCCAGCGGCAGGGGCGCATCGTCAACATCGCCTCGCTCAGCGCCATCTCCTCACCTGCCGGGCAGACAAACTACGCGGCGGCGAAGGCAGGTGTGATCGGCCTGACGCAAAGTTTGGCGAAGGAATCCGCCCGCATGGGCATCACGGTGAACGCGGTCTGCCCAGGCTACATTGAGGGGGGCCTGCCCGCCGACTGGACGCCGGAGCACCTGAAAGCGCTCAAAATGCAGCTCCCGATGCGCCGTTTTGCGAAACCTGCCGAGGTGGCGGCGGCGGTTTTCTTTCTTGCCAGCGCAGAGGCGAGCTATATCACTGGAACAAGCCTCAAAATCGACGGCGGCATGCTTTAA
- a CDS encoding DUF1501 domain-containing protein, translating into MLTLSGKSHGKLCDGVSRRDFLRIGGLAMGGLSLPELLKAEAEARTGRSFKSVIMIYMCGAPPHQDMYDLKMDAPLEIRGPYKPIKTAVPGIHISEHAPRLAKIMDKLVPIRSMWGSPNGAHDSFICYTGKAPPPNGGNAPTGRLSDPPSFGSVISKLNGQADPAIPAFVGLAPKAGHPPYGSPGHPGYCGNTHSAFRPNGAGVEDLQLNGITLDRLEDRRSLLMGFDQFRREIDASGLVSSMDAFNQQALNVLTSSKLLNALDLSKETVKTRERYGKGDPKNYGDGAPMNLEHFLLARRLVEAGARVVTLNFGRWDFHDNNYPQLLRHLPLFDQGMSALVEDLHERGLDKDVAVVAWGEFGRTPIVNKDGGRDHWPRVGGALLAGGGLRTGQVIGATDKLGGEPTERPVHFGEVFATLYKHMGIDTVKTTLNDLTGRPQYLVDGWQPMPELI; encoded by the coding sequence ATGCTCACCCTCTCCGGCAAATCCCACGGCAAACTCTGCGACGGCGTCTCGCGTCGCGACTTCCTGCGCATCGGTGGTCTCGCCATGGGCGGCTTGTCGTTGCCGGAGTTGCTCAAGGCCGAGGCGGAGGCACGTACCGGACGCAGTTTCAAGTCCGTGATCATGATTTACATGTGCGGCGCTCCACCGCATCAGGACATGTATGATTTGAAGATGGACGCGCCGCTGGAGATTCGCGGCCCCTACAAACCCATCAAGACCGCCGTCCCCGGCATCCACATCTCCGAGCACGCGCCGCGTCTGGCGAAGATCATGGACAAGCTGGTGCCGATCCGCAGCATGTGGGGCTCGCCGAATGGCGCGCATGACAGCTTCATCTGCTACACCGGCAAAGCGCCGCCTCCGAACGGTGGCAATGCTCCCACCGGCCGCCTTTCCGATCCGCCTTCCTTCGGCTCAGTCATTTCCAAGCTCAATGGCCAGGCTGATCCCGCGATCCCTGCCTTCGTCGGCCTCGCGCCCAAGGCCGGTCATCCGCCCTACGGCTCGCCGGGGCATCCAGGTTACTGCGGCAACACGCACTCCGCCTTCCGTCCGAATGGTGCGGGTGTGGAGGATCTCCAGCTCAACGGCATCACGCTCGACCGCCTCGAGGACCGCCGCTCGCTGCTCATGGGTTTTGACCAATTCCGTCGCGAAATCGACGCCAGCGGACTCGTGAGCAGCATGGACGCCTTCAACCAGCAGGCGTTGAACGTTCTCACCAGTAGCAAGCTGCTCAACGCGCTCGATTTGAGCAAGGAGACCGTCAAAACGCGCGAACGTTACGGCAAAGGCGATCCGAAAAACTACGGCGACGGTGCGCCGATGAATCTGGAGCACTTCCTTCTCGCCCGCCGCCTCGTCGAAGCCGGTGCGCGTGTGGTGACGCTGAATTTCGGCCGCTGGGACTTCCACGACAACAATTACCCGCAGCTCCTTCGCCACCTGCCGCTCTTCGATCAAGGCATGAGTGCCCTCGTTGAGGATCTGCACGAGCGCGGACTCGACAAAGACGTGGCCGTCGTCGCCTGGGGCGAGTTTGGCCGCACGCCAATCGTGAACAAAGACGGCGGTCGTGATCACTGGCCGCGTGTCGGCGGCGCGTTGCTTGCCGGTGGCGGTTTGCGCACCGGCCAGGTCATCGGTGCCACCGACAAACTCGGCGGCGAACCCACCGAGCGCCCCGTGCATTTCGGCGAGGTTTTCGCCACGCTCTACAAGCACATGGGCATCGACACCGTGAAGACCACGCTCAACGACCTGACCGGTCGTCCGCAGTATCTCGTCGATGGCTGGCAGCCGATGCCGGAGCTGATTTGA
- a CDS encoding DUF1501 domain-containing protein has product MSFPHPAHPVSRRDMIQAGAVGLLGLGMNHLTALQAMTAATQPARAKSVIYIFLSGGLAQQDSFDMKPDAPMEYRGEFKPIRTRTPGLHICEHMPNLARISKKWSLVRSLTHGSSDHSLGHHIMLTGRTDAPLGFSPAKPQKSDHPSIAALATALLPKRRDNLPPAIVLPDKLVHREGRTLAGQFAGTLGAQHDPWFLEMSPYHPKHYGAYPQYLFHHERGFETDDKLRFQAPHLSLPQGLTLDRVMDRVSLRDSLEKQTQNLTELAGDEAFDSTRQAAIGLLSNRKVHDAFSLEKVDPKLLDRYGRHSYGWSLLMAKNLVQSGVRMVQVNLGNNETWDTHQAAWGNLKNYLLPPMDQAVSALIEDLDASGQLDETLIVMGGEFGRTPKIKSISATALPGRDHWGHAQSILLAGGGIQGGRVIGETDKIGGYPISDAQTPENFAATIYEALGLPRETIWKDFTGRPHTLYMGSPINGLT; this is encoded by the coding sequence ATGTCATTCCCGCATCCAGCCCATCCCGTCAGCCGCCGTGATATGATTCAGGCTGGCGCGGTCGGTTTGCTGGGCCTCGGGATGAATCATCTCACGGCTTTGCAGGCCATGACTGCGGCGACGCAGCCTGCGCGGGCCAAGTCAGTGATTTACATCTTCCTCAGCGGTGGCCTGGCGCAGCAGGACAGCTTCGACATGAAGCCGGACGCGCCCATGGAGTATCGCGGTGAGTTCAAACCCATCCGCACGCGCACGCCAGGCCTGCACATCTGCGAGCACATGCCGAATCTCGCACGGATTTCAAAAAAGTGGTCCCTCGTGCGCTCGCTCACGCATGGCAGCAGCGATCACTCGCTTGGGCATCACATCATGCTCACAGGCCGCACGGACGCGCCGCTGGGCTTCAGTCCTGCCAAGCCGCAAAAATCGGATCACCCGAGCATCGCCGCGCTCGCCACGGCACTGCTGCCGAAACGCCGAGACAACCTTCCGCCCGCCATCGTGCTGCCGGATAAACTCGTGCATCGCGAAGGACGCACGCTCGCAGGTCAGTTTGCAGGCACGCTCGGTGCGCAGCATGATCCGTGGTTCTTGGAAATGTCGCCGTATCATCCAAAGCACTATGGGGCCTATCCGCAGTATCTGTTTCATCATGAGCGTGGCTTTGAAACCGACGACAAGCTGCGCTTTCAAGCGCCGCATCTCTCCCTGCCACAGGGTTTGACACTCGACCGTGTGATGGATCGAGTTTCGCTGCGAGACTCGCTCGAAAAGCAGACGCAGAACCTCACCGAGCTGGCGGGCGATGAAGCCTTTGATTCCACACGCCAGGCCGCCATCGGCCTGCTGAGTAATCGCAAGGTGCATGACGCCTTCAGTCTGGAGAAAGTCGATCCCAAGCTGCTCGACCGTTATGGTCGCCACAGCTACGGCTGGTCGCTGCTCATGGCCAAAAATCTCGTGCAGAGCGGTGTGCGCATGGTGCAGGTGAATCTGGGCAACAACGAGACTTGGGACACGCATCAGGCCGCATGGGGCAACCTCAAGAACTACCTGCTGCCTCCGATGGACCAGGCCGTGAGCGCCTTGATCGAAGATCTCGACGCCAGCGGCCAGCTTGATGAAACACTCATCGTCATGGGCGGCGAATTTGGCCGCACGCCGAAAATCAAGAGCATCTCCGCCACCGCGCTGCCAGGGCGGGATCACTGGGGCCACGCGCAGAGCATCTTGCTCGCGGGGGGCGGCATCCAAGGAGGCCGCGTCATCGGCGAGACCGACAAAATCGGCGGCTATCCCATCAGCGACGCCCAGACGCCCGAAAACTTCGCCGCCACCATCTACGAAGCCCTCGGCCTGCCCCGCGAGACGATCTGGAAAGACTTCACCGGCCGGCCGCACACGCTCTACATGGGCTCGCCGATCAACGGGCTGACCTGA
- a CDS encoding DUF1501 domain-containing protein → MLSIYSKSSGGFCDGVSRRNFLKIGGLAMGGMSLNDVLRAEAAQKAGKSHKAVIMVFLPGGPSHQDMFDLKPDAPSEIRGEFKPISTNVPGIQICEHLPRLAKMMDKCTLIRSLADCDSGHDAFQCLTGRSAKRQPPGGWPSMGSIVSKLEGSVNPAMPAFVGLAPKMGHMPWARTGEPGYLGVAHAPFQPNRGGGTEDMSLNGITLDRLGDRKTLLSSFDNLRRDLDATGLMGGVDVFNEQALNVLTSPKLLHALDLSREDPRIVERYGKGENRNRDDGGPRLTSHFLMARRLVEAGARVVTLAFSRWDYHSNNFGQLREDLPLLDAGLTALITDLHERGLDKDVSVVVWGEFGRTPKINDKGGRDHWPRVASALLACGGMRHGQVIGATDKHAGEPTDRPVAFGEVFATLYKQMGIDVTKATLTDLTGRPQYLVDGNLPMAELV, encoded by the coding sequence ATGCTCTCCATCTATTCCAAATCCAGCGGCGGTTTCTGCGATGGCGTGTCGCGTCGAAACTTCCTCAAGATCGGCGGACTCGCCATGGGCGGGATGTCGTTGAATGATGTGCTGCGTGCCGAAGCGGCGCAGAAGGCGGGCAAGTCGCACAAGGCGGTGATCATGGTCTTCCTGCCGGGCGGCCCGTCGCACCAGGACATGTTTGATTTGAAGCCGGACGCGCCGAGCGAGATTCGCGGCGAGTTCAAACCCATCTCCACCAACGTCCCTGGCATCCAAATTTGTGAGCACCTGCCGCGTCTCGCCAAGATGATGGACAAATGCACGCTCATCCGCTCGCTGGCCGACTGCGACAGTGGTCATGATGCCTTCCAGTGTCTCACCGGCCGCAGTGCGAAACGTCAGCCGCCCGGTGGCTGGCCGTCGATGGGTTCCATCGTCTCCAAGCTCGAAGGCAGCGTGAATCCCGCGATGCCCGCGTTTGTCGGCCTCGCGCCCAAGATGGGTCACATGCCTTGGGCACGCACCGGCGAGCCGGGTTACCTCGGCGTCGCGCACGCGCCTTTCCAGCCGAATCGCGGCGGCGGCACGGAGGACATGTCGCTCAATGGCATCACGCTCGACCGCCTTGGCGATCGCAAGACACTACTGAGCAGTTTCGACAATCTGCGCCGCGATCTCGACGCCACCGGCCTCATGGGCGGCGTGGATGTCTTCAATGAGCAGGCGCTCAATGTACTCACGAGTCCCAAGCTGCTCCACGCCCTCGATTTGAGCCGCGAAGACCCGCGCATCGTCGAGCGCTACGGGAAGGGCGAGAACCGCAACCGCGACGACGGCGGCCCGCGCCTCACCAGCCACTTCTTGATGGCGCGTCGCCTTGTGGAAGCCGGTGCACGCGTCGTGACGCTCGCTTTCAGCCGCTGGGACTATCATTCGAACAACTTCGGCCAGCTTCGCGAAGATCTGCCGCTGCTCGACGCCGGGCTTACCGCACTCATCACCGATCTGCACGAGCGCGGCCTCGACAAAGATGTCTCTGTCGTCGTTTGGGGCGAATTCGGCCGCACACCGAAGATCAACGACAAAGGCGGCCGCGATCACTGGCCGCGTGTCGCCTCCGCGCTGCTCGCTTGCGGCGGCATGCGCCACGGACAAGTCATTGGCGCAACCGACAAGCACGCCGGCGAACCCACCGACCGTCCCGTCGCCTTCGGCGAGGTCTTCGCCACGCTGTACAAGCAGATGGGCATCGACGTGACGAAAGCCACGCTTACCGATCTGACCGGCCGGCCGCAGTATCTCGTGGATGGCAATCTGCCGATGGCGGAGCTGGTTTGA
- a CDS encoding DUF1549 domain-containing protein, which produces MNLPRLTLLAALASSSAFAADAPRPLNFANDIVPILTKGSCNSGGCHGKSGGQNGFKLSLLGFEPQEDYEHIVKEARGRRVFPGSPEQSLLLTKGTAQLPHGGGKKLDPNSEDYADITRWIREGMPYGKDTDPKMASISVEPSKLTMPLKGAQQLKVTAHYTDGSTRDVTKRALYEANEKAMAETTETGRVQLFDLPGDVAVMVRYQGKVSTFRATVPLGAPVDQLPAVSNFVDDLVFAKLKTIGMPPSDIADDGTFVRRLTLDLTGRLPTAAEMKDFMASKDANKRAALTDRLLDSPEYAEYFANKWSALLRNQRTQPTFARGSYLFYSWIRDSIADNKPYDQFVREVVAAAGDLEQNPPVAWYRQVKEQKQQMEDVAQLFLGTRMQCAQCHHHPFEKWSQQDYYGFAAFFSNVSRKPSTFIGEETIFHKRGIAQTQNIRTKENVMPTSLGGSALKLKPEQDPRHALAEWMSAKDNPFFAHTLVNRYWKHFFNRGLVEPEDDMRETNPPVNPELLSALAADFVKSGYDMKKLIRTIVTSTTYQLSAVPNTHNAKDRQNFSRYYPKRLNAEVLYDAVNTLLDVESNFAGQAPGTRAVALPDNSYNQSTYFLSVFGRPDSSSACECERTQEASLAQSLHLLNAADIQTQLSRGNGRADMLTKDARPDDDKITDLYHIALSREPNADEVKFAHAHLDKKTTGKTGDEAFKGKKEAYEDILWALLNTKEFLFNH; this is translated from the coding sequence ATGAACCTGCCACGCCTCACCCTCCTCGCCGCCCTCGCGTCTTCCTCGGCTTTTGCTGCCGATGCACCGCGTCCGCTGAATTTCGCGAACGACATCGTTCCCATCCTCACGAAGGGCAGTTGCAACTCGGGCGGCTGCCATGGCAAATCGGGCGGGCAGAATGGCTTCAAGCTCTCGCTGCTCGGCTTTGAGCCGCAGGAAGACTATGAGCACATCGTGAAGGAAGCGCGTGGCCGTCGTGTGTTTCCGGGATCGCCGGAGCAGAGCCTGCTTTTGACCAAAGGCACCGCTCAGTTGCCCCACGGCGGCGGCAAGAAGCTCGATCCGAACTCCGAGGACTACGCCGACATCACCCGCTGGATTCGCGAGGGCATGCCCTATGGCAAGGACACCGATCCGAAGATGGCCAGCATCAGCGTCGAACCCTCAAAGCTCACCATGCCGCTCAAAGGCGCGCAGCAGCTCAAAGTGACCGCCCATTACACCGACGGCAGCACGCGCGATGTCACCAAACGCGCCCTGTATGAGGCGAACGAAAAAGCGATGGCCGAGACGACCGAAACCGGCCGCGTGCAGCTCTTTGATCTGCCGGGCGATGTCGCCGTGATGGTGCGCTATCAGGGCAAAGTCTCAACCTTCCGCGCGACGGTGCCGCTCGGTGCTCCAGTCGATCAACTTCCCGCAGTCAGCAATTTCGTGGACGATCTCGTCTTCGCGAAGCTGAAGACCATCGGCATGCCGCCGTCCGACATCGCCGATGACGGCACTTTCGTCCGCCGCCTCACGCTCGATCTCACCGGCCGTCTGCCCACCGCCGCAGAGATGAAGGACTTCATGGCCTCCAAAGATGCCAACAAGCGTGCCGCGCTCACCGACCGCCTGCTCGACAGCCCGGAATACGCCGAATACTTCGCCAACAAGTGGAGCGCCCTGCTGCGCAACCAGCGCACGCAGCCCACCTTTGCGCGTGGCAGTTACCTCTTCTACTCGTGGATTCGCGATAGCATCGCGGACAACAAACCCTACGACCAGTTCGTGCGCGAAGTCGTCGCCGCCGCAGGCGATCTCGAACAGAACCCGCCCGTTGCTTGGTATCGTCAGGTGAAGGAGCAGAAGCAGCAGATGGAGGACGTGGCGCAGCTCTTCCTCGGCACGCGCATGCAGTGTGCCCAGTGCCACCATCATCCCTTCGAGAAATGGAGCCAGCAGGACTACTACGGCTTCGCCGCCTTCTTCAGCAACGTGTCACGCAAGCCCTCCACCTTCATCGGCGAGGAGACCATCTTCCACAAACGCGGCATCGCGCAGACGCAGAACATCCGCACGAAGGAAAATGTCATGCCCACCAGCCTCGGCGGCAGCGCTTTGAAGCTGAAACCCGAGCAAGATCCGCGTCACGCCCTCGCCGAGTGGATGAGCGCGAAGGACAATCCCTTCTTCGCCCACACGCTGGTGAACCGTTACTGGAAGCACTTCTTCAATCGCGGCCTCGTCGAGCCCGAGGACGACATGCGTGAAACGAATCCGCCTGTGAATCCTGAGCTGCTCAGCGCCCTCGCCGCCGACTTCGTGAAAAGCGGCTACGACATGAAAAAACTCATTCGCACCATCGTCACGAGCACGACGTATCAGCTCAGCGCCGTGCCGAACACGCACAACGCCAAGGACCGTCAAAATTTCAGCCGCTACTATCCGAAGCGTCTCAATGCCGAGGTCCTCTACGACGCTGTCAACACGCTGCTTGATGTCGAAAGCAATTTCGCCGGTCAGGCTCCTGGAACCCGCGCCGTCGCGCTGCCTGACAACAGCTACAACCAAAGCACCTACTTCCTCAGCGTCTTCGGTCGCCCCGATTCATCCAGCGCCTGCGAATGCGAGCGCACACAAGAGGCCAGCCTCGCGCAGAGCCTCCACCTGCTGAATGCCGCGGACATCCAAACCCAGCTCTCTCGTGGCAATGGCCGCGCCGACATGCTGACGAAGGACGCCCGCCCCGACGACGACAAGATCACCGATCTCTACCACATCGCCCTCAGCCGCGAACCCAACGCTGACGAAGTGAAATTCGCCCATGCGCATCTCGACAAGAAAACCACCGGCAAAACCGGCGACGAAGCCTTTAAAGGCAAAAAAGAGGCTTATGAGGACATCTTGTGGGCGCTGCTGAACACGAAGGAGTTCCTCTTCAATCATTGA